One segment of Vespa velutina chromosome 17, iVesVel2.1, whole genome shotgun sequence DNA contains the following:
- the LOC124955123 gene encoding uncharacterized protein LOC124955123 — protein MDESGIDMGFDLAALTDIDTTNDQHGFGEDDFEQALSLLSTTTKDFMYYELKSRAPDTGRCQIKILRNEMKMEKRWLGMLDEVRKRQMVREYIKVCIFKTND, from the exons ATGGACGAATCTGGAATCGACATGGGATTCGATCTCGCTGCCCTTACCGATATCGACACAACGAATGATCAACACGGATTTGGTGAGGACGATTTCGAACAGGCATTATCCCTACTCTCGACCACTACGAAAGATTTTATGTATTACGAGTTGAAGAGCCGCGCTCCGGACACCGGCAG AtgtcaaattaaaattcttcgaaacgaaatgaaaatggaGAAACGTTGGTTAGGAATGCTCGACGAGGTACGAAAGAGACAAATGGTTcgtgaatatataaaagtatgcATATTTAAAACAAACGATTAA
- the LOC124955277 gene encoding procathepsin L-like yields the protein MRSKLVLRIQFAFYNAPTMMNRFRSIFCFTFFILILLRVKGYQMFNKNKHLPPKISSKLDDYWRAYKAQFNKTYNGNLDNTRRIKWEQNLVKIYEHNLMAAAGHHGYTLRDNHIADLSTQQYVRKMIKLMPSRRRRLPDDEMVSLALQDPKLVPSHLDWRELGFVTKPVNQMKCGSCYAYSIAGTIEAQLFKQTGKLIPLSEQQLVDCSTITGNIGCNGGSLRNTLRYLEKSKGLMPQNMYPYKGKQGQCNFIKDHSVVNITSWAVLPARDEKALEVAIATIGPVAASINANPKTFQLYHQGVYDDVACTSDIVNHAILIIGYTPTEWILKNWWGEHWGEGGYMRLARHKNRCGIANYAAYAKI from the exons atgagatcaAAGTTGGTTTTAAGAATTCAGTTCGCCTTTTACAACGCTCCAACGATGATGAATcgttttcgatcgatcttttgtttcacatttttcatattaattttattaagagTGAAAGGATACCAgatgtttaataaaaacaaacatttACCACCGAAGATATCCAGTAAACTCGACGATTATTGGCGGGCTTACAAG GCACAATTCAACAAGACTTACAACGGAAATCTCGACAATACGAGACGCATCAAGTGGGAGCAAAATCTCGTGAAAATTTACGAACACAATTTAATGGCCGCAGCGGGACACCATGGTTACACGTTACGAGACAACCATATAGCAGATCTAAGCACTCAACAATACGTTCGAAAAATG ATAAAACTAATGCCAAGTAGAAGGCGTCGTTTGCCCGACGACGAGATGGTCTCTTTGGCCTTGCAAGATCCTAAACTCGTACCGTCTCATTTGGATTGGCGTGAACTAGGCTTTGTGACGAAGCCAGTGAATCAAATGAAATGTGGAAGCTGTTATGCATATTCAATAGCTGGCACGATAGAGGCCCAGTTATTTAAACAGACTGGCAAGCTAATACCATTGAGTGAACAGCAATTGGTTGATTGCAGTACGATAACTGGGAATATTGGTTGCAATGGTGGTTCCCTCAGGAATACCCTAAGATATCTTGAGAAATCAAAAGGACTCATGCCGCAAAACATGTACCCTTACAAAGGGAaa cAAGGTCAATGTAATTTCATAAAGGATCACAGTGTCGTTAATATAACTTCATGGGCAGTTTTACCAGCACGTGATGAAAAAGCATTGGAAGTAGCTATTGCGACAATTGGTCCTGTAGCAGCATCAATAAATGCGAACCCGAAGACCTTTCAACTCTATCA TCAAGGTGTTTACGATGACGTTGCATGTACCTCCGACATAGTAAATCATGCCATACTGATCATTGGATATACACCAACCGAATGGATTTTGAAGAATTGGTGGGGTGAACATTGGGGCGAGGGTGGTTACATGCGATTGGCAAGGCACAAAAATCGTTGCGGTATTGCAAATTATGCGGCTTATgcaaaaatttaa